The genome window TATTTTGATAATGAATGTTGGTTTTACATAAACTCCTTGATTAGCAAATGTACTCATGGCACCTACCATTTGCTCAACTGTAATATCAACTGCTCCTAACGCAATTGAAGGTTGAACTGGAATATCTGAAGTAACACCCAATTCTTTTGCCATGTCAACTACAGCTTGTGGACCCACTCTATCAATTAATTTTGCAGAAACCGTATTGACCGAATTGGCAAGTGCTTTTTGTAACGTAATGGTTCCTCTATAATTTCCATCTGAATTTTTAGGCGACCAATCAGCATCAATTCCCCATTTACCCTTTGGCATTGTAAAATAACTATCAATAATTGAATCACAAGGCGACATACCCAATTGTTCAATAGCAGTTGCATATAAGAAAGGCTTAAATGTTGACCCTACCTGTCTTGCTCCTTGACCTACGTGATCGTATTGGAAATATTTATAATTAACTCCTCCAACCCATGCTTTAATGTGACCGTTTCTTGGCTCCATTGCCATCATACCGGTTTGTAACATGTGTTTGTAGTAAATGATAGAATCTTTAGGTTTCATGATGGTATCTTTTTCACCTTCATAAGTAAAGATTTTCATTTTTGCAGGAACTTCAAAAGATTTTATTATTTCATCTTTTGTCTTGCCATTCAAGTCCATTTTTCTCCAACGTTCTGAATTTTTCATGGCTTGCATCATGATTTGCTGCGTTTGCTCTGGAGTAATGTCTACGAAAGGTGCGTTTTCTTTTCCTTTAGCCGCTATAAAAAATTCTTTTTGTAAATTTTTTAAATGTTCGGTTACCGCTTCCTCAGCATATTGTTGCATTTTAGAATCGATAGTAGTATAAATTTTTAACCCATCACGATACAAATCATATTCTGTTCCATCAGGTTTTAAATGGTCTTTAATCCATTTTTTCATGTAATCTCTTAAGTACTCTCTGAAATAAGTTGCACTACCTTCAGAATGACTTTCTGGTCTGAAATCCAGTTTGATTGGCAACTTTTTTAACTGCTCTTTTTGAGCTTCAGTAATTACATCGTTTTTAACCATTTGTCCCAAAACTGTATTTCTTCTATCTAATACTAATTGGGCTCTTTTTTTTCTGTTTGGATTATACAACGATGGGTTTTTTAACATTCCAACGAATAAAGCGCCTTCTTCGATAGTTAAATCTTTTGGTTCTTTATTCATATAGATTTTTGCTGCAGAACGAATTCCAACTGCACCATTAACAAAATCTACTTGGTTCAAGTACAAAGCAATGATTTCTTGTTTTGTATATTGACGTTCCAAACGAATAGCAATAATCC of Flavobacterium channae contains these proteins:
- a CDS encoding penicillin-binding protein 1A, with the translated sequence MATKKANTNDFSEYKRKFWQLFAYGFLGVILLFLFASWGFFGKMPSFDDLENPDSNVATEIISSDGVVIGKFYKENRTPVKYEELPQHLVKALVATEDERFYEHSGIDAKGTLRAVVRLGRDGGASTLTQQLAKNLFHGEGSKFILFRIIQKVKEWIIAIRLERQYTKQEIIALYLNQVDFVNGAVGIRSAAKIYMNKEPKDLTIEEGALFVGMLKNPSLYNPNRKKRAQLVLDRRNTVLGQMVKNDVITEAQKEQLKKLPIKLDFRPESHSEGSATYFREYLRDYMKKWIKDHLKPDGTEYDLYRDGLKIYTTIDSKMQQYAEEAVTEHLKNLQKEFFIAAKGKENAPFVDITPEQTQQIMMQAMKNSERWRKMDLNGKTKDEIIKSFEVPAKMKIFTYEGEKDTIMKPKDSIIYYKHMLQTGMMAMEPRNGHIKAWVGGVNYKYFQYDHVGQGARQVGSTFKPFLYATAIEQLGMSPCDSIIDSYFTMPKGKWGIDADWSPKNSDGNYRGTITLQKALANSVNTVSAKLIDRVGPQAVVDMAKELGVTSDIPVQPSIALGAVDITVEQMVGAMSTFANQGVYVKPTFIIKIEDKNGVVLDQPTPVTKDVVNKDVAYTVIKLMEGVTQSGTGARLKYGGGGFIQYDYSFGNPIAGKTGTSQNNSDGWFIGMVPNLATGIWVGNEDRAAHFRATRLGQGATMALPIWGLFMKKCYADSDLDVSKEPFERPEDLSIKVDCWTPKKVVDSTAVPTDEPDMDEFGL